The following proteins come from a genomic window of Zonotrichia leucophrys gambelii isolate GWCS_2022_RI chromosome 4, RI_Zleu_2.0, whole genome shotgun sequence:
- the ERI1 gene encoding 3'-5' exoribonuclease 1 isoform X2 yields MTREELRSKLAEFKLETRGVKDVLKKRLKNYYKKQKLMQKEHISGDSCYDYICVVDFEATCEEGNPPEFVHEIIEFPVVLVNTRTLEIEDTFQQYVKPEINPKLSDFCISLTGITQDIVDKADIFPQVLQNVVEWMRQRELGTKYSYSMLTDGSWDMSKFLNIQCRISRIKYPSFAKKWINIRKSYGNFYKVPRNQTKLTIMLENLGMSYDGRPHSGLDDSKNIARIAIRMLQDGCDLRVNERIHGGQLMTVSSSGPLEGAPAPQMPRYRN; encoded by the exons ATGACCAGAGAAGAGCTCAGGAGTAAACTCGCAGAGTTCAAGCTTGAAACCAG AGGAGTAAAAGATGTACTGAAAAAGAGATTGAAAAACTATTATAAGAAACAGAAGCTGATGCAGAAGGAACACATTAGTGGAGACAGCTGCTATGACTACATCTGTGTCGTTGACTTTGAAGCAACTTGTGAAGAAGGAAATCCGCCTGAGTTTGTTCATGAAATAATTGAATTTCCTGTTGTCTTGGTAAACACACGTACCCTAGAAATA GAGGACACCTTTCAGCAATACGTGAAGCCAGAGATTAATCCCAAGCTTTCAGACTTCTGCATCAGTCTGACAGGAATAACCCAG gaCATTGTTGATAAAGCTGATATTTTTCCTCAAGTTCTGCAGAATGTCGTAGAGTGGATGAGACAACGAGAACTGGGAACAAAGTACAGCTATTCCATGTTGACTGATGG ATCTTGGGACATGAGTAAATTTTTGAACATCCAGTGCCGTATAAGCCGTATCAAATACCCTTCTTTTGCCAAAAAGTGGATCAATATTCGCAAATCATATGGGAACTTCTACAAG GTTCCTAGGAATCAGACCAAGCTGACAATCATGCTTGAAAATCTGGGCATGAGTTATGATGGGAGACCTCACAGTGGACTTGATGACTCTAAAAACATTGCAAGGATCGCCATAAGGATGCTGCAGGATGGCTGTGACCTGCGGGTGAATGAGAGAATTCACGGGGGACAGCTGATGACAGTCTCCTCCTCAGGCCCCTTAGAGGGAGCCCCTGCTCCACAGATGCCCCGCTACAGAAACtag
- the ERI1 gene encoding 3'-5' exoribonuclease 1 isoform X1 has translation MEEQKENRPQAARDEVAAAPAARPPGRQHCRISDQETNGKTSAASSNDFSDPIYKEIAITNGYINRMTREELRSKLAEFKLETRGVKDVLKKRLKNYYKKQKLMQKEHISGDSCYDYICVVDFEATCEEGNPPEFVHEIIEFPVVLVNTRTLEIEDTFQQYVKPEINPKLSDFCISLTGITQDIVDKADIFPQVLQNVVEWMRQRELGTKYSYSMLTDGSWDMSKFLNIQCRISRIKYPSFAKKWINIRKSYGNFYKVPRNQTKLTIMLENLGMSYDGRPHSGLDDSKNIARIAIRMLQDGCDLRVNERIHGGQLMTVSSSGPLEGAPAPQMPRYRN, from the exons atggaGGAGCAGAAAGAGAACCGCCCGCAGGCCGCCCGGGACGAGGtggcggctgctcctgcagcacgcCCGCCG GGTAGACAACATTGTAGGATCAGTGATCAAGAAACTAATGGCAAAACCTCAGCTGCCAGTTCAAACGACTTCAGCGATCCGATTTACAAAGAAATTGCTATTACCAATGGTTATATCAACAGAATGACCAGAGAAGAGCTCAGGAGTAAACTCGCAGAGTTCAAGCTTGAAACCAG AGGAGTAAAAGATGTACTGAAAAAGAGATTGAAAAACTATTATAAGAAACAGAAGCTGATGCAGAAGGAACACATTAGTGGAGACAGCTGCTATGACTACATCTGTGTCGTTGACTTTGAAGCAACTTGTGAAGAAGGAAATCCGCCTGAGTTTGTTCATGAAATAATTGAATTTCCTGTTGTCTTGGTAAACACACGTACCCTAGAAATA GAGGACACCTTTCAGCAATACGTGAAGCCAGAGATTAATCCCAAGCTTTCAGACTTCTGCATCAGTCTGACAGGAATAACCCAG gaCATTGTTGATAAAGCTGATATTTTTCCTCAAGTTCTGCAGAATGTCGTAGAGTGGATGAGACAACGAGAACTGGGAACAAAGTACAGCTATTCCATGTTGACTGATGG ATCTTGGGACATGAGTAAATTTTTGAACATCCAGTGCCGTATAAGCCGTATCAAATACCCTTCTTTTGCCAAAAAGTGGATCAATATTCGCAAATCATATGGGAACTTCTACAAG GTTCCTAGGAATCAGACCAAGCTGACAATCATGCTTGAAAATCTGGGCATGAGTTATGATGGGAGACCTCACAGTGGACTTGATGACTCTAAAAACATTGCAAGGATCGCCATAAGGATGCTGCAGGATGGCTGTGACCTGCGGGTGAATGAGAGAATTCACGGGGGACAGCTGATGACAGTCTCCTCCTCAGGCCCCTTAGAGGGAGCCCCTGCTCCACAGATGCCCCGCTACAGAAACtag